A stretch of Imperialibacter roseus DNA encodes these proteins:
- a CDS encoding L-lactate permease, which yields MSFSLLSFLALFPILVVAIMLAGFRLSARISMPIGFLLTAIVAFLAWDFPLANILASTIQGLFITFDILYIIFGAILMLTLLNYSGAITVIRRGFSDISTDRRVQVVIIVWLFGSFIEGAAGFGTPAAIVAPLLVAMGFPSMAAVMLGMMVQSTAVTFGAVGTPVLVGLRGGLQGIDFEGQLSAANISFLDYLHIVTSQVVVLHAIAGVFMPLFMICMMTRFFGANKSWREGFAMIPFAILGGLAFTIPYVITGFVLGPEFPSLFGSLVGLVIVVAAAKKGFLVPKTGWDFPPRESWPKLWLGSLEVQPDNKLEKAPFSLAVAWAPYLLVAALLVLSRLPQLPFKGMLTSIAVSYNQILGTDISASSTPFYLPGTILLLAGFLTVLLHKMEMGKVRQAFSDSSKMILGAGFVLIFTVPMVRIYINSGVNPGNIPGMPIVMAEWVASNVGSIYPLFAPSIGALGAFIAGSNTVSNLMFSFFQFGVAERLLMPGTLMVALQAVGAAAGNMIAIHNIVAASATVGFLGQEGLILRKTIIPTIYYLLVIGVLGLLAMNFVEVADPLFGS from the coding sequence ATGTCTTTTTCACTACTTTCATTTCTTGCGCTTTTCCCAATCCTGGTCGTTGCTATTATGTTGGCTGGGTTCCGGCTTTCAGCCCGAATTTCGATGCCGATAGGCTTTTTGCTTACCGCCATCGTGGCTTTTCTGGCCTGGGATTTCCCACTGGCTAATATTCTGGCGTCTACTATTCAAGGACTGTTCATCACCTTCGATATCTTATATATCATCTTTGGTGCCATCCTGATGCTCACATTATTGAACTACTCCGGAGCTATCACAGTCATCCGGCGTGGCTTTTCTGACATCAGCACCGACAGGCGTGTACAAGTGGTGATCATCGTTTGGCTGTTTGGATCGTTCATTGAAGGAGCTGCCGGCTTTGGCACGCCTGCCGCCATTGTGGCGCCGCTGCTGGTGGCCATGGGATTCCCATCCATGGCGGCCGTCATGCTCGGCATGATGGTGCAAAGCACTGCTGTTACCTTTGGCGCTGTGGGCACACCCGTGCTGGTGGGATTAAGAGGAGGCCTGCAGGGTATTGACTTTGAAGGCCAACTATCCGCCGCCAATATTAGTTTCCTCGACTACCTGCACATAGTGACCAGTCAAGTGGTGGTGTTGCACGCCATTGCCGGGGTTTTTATGCCCCTGTTTATGATTTGCATGATGACCCGTTTTTTTGGCGCCAACAAAAGCTGGCGGGAAGGCTTTGCCATGATTCCATTCGCTATCCTCGGCGGGCTGGCGTTCACTATTCCTTATGTGATCACTGGCTTTGTGCTGGGGCCGGAGTTTCCTTCCCTATTTGGATCCCTCGTTGGCCTTGTCATTGTAGTGGCAGCTGCTAAAAAAGGATTTCTGGTACCGAAGACCGGCTGGGACTTCCCGCCCAGGGAGAGCTGGCCTAAACTATGGCTTGGAAGCCTCGAAGTGCAGCCAGACAACAAACTGGAAAAGGCTCCATTTTCGCTGGCTGTTGCCTGGGCTCCCTATTTGTTGGTGGCGGCGCTTCTGGTACTCAGCCGCCTTCCGCAGCTGCCTTTTAAAGGCATGCTTACCAGCATCGCCGTGAGCTACAACCAAATTCTGGGTACAGATATTTCAGCCAGCAGCACGCCCTTTTACTTGCCGGGTACCATTCTTCTTTTGGCTGGATTTTTAACCGTTTTGTTGCATAAAATGGAGATGGGGAAAGTCAGGCAGGCTTTTTCCGACAGTAGTAAAATGATTTTGGGCGCAGGCTTTGTCTTGATTTTCACCGTGCCTATGGTGAGAATTTATATCAATTCAGGGGTTAATCCTGGAAACATCCCCGGAATGCCTATAGTCATGGCCGAGTGGGTGGCCTCCAATGTCGGAAGTATTTACCCTTTATTTGCCCCTTCCATTGGCGCACTGGGGGCCTTCATTGCCGGCAGTAATACCGTCAGTAACCTCATGTTCAGTTTCTTCCAGTTTGGAGTGGCTGAGCGGCTGTTGATGCCAGGCACGCTTATGGTGGCACTTCAGGCTGTGGGAGCAGCGGCGGGGAATATGATAGCGATACACAATATTGTGGCTGCATCTGCCACCGTCGGCTTTCTAGGGCAGGAGGGGCTGATTTTACGAAAAACCATCATCCCAACCATCTACTATCTATTGGTAATCGGTGTTTTAGGCTTGCTGGCTATGAACTTTGTGGAAGTTGCCGACCCTTTATTTGGTTCATAG